A single genomic interval of Dromiciops gliroides isolate mDroGli1 chromosome 1, mDroGli1.pri, whole genome shotgun sequence harbors:
- the BHLHE40 gene encoding class E basic helix-loop-helix protein 40, with the protein MERITSAQPPPACLGKVPGLEPTGMDFAHMYPVYKPRRGLKRSEDNKETYKLPHRLIEKKRRDRINECIAQLKDLLPEHLKLTTLGHLEKAVVLELTLKHVKALTNLIEQQQQKIVALQSGLQAGELSSRNLDASQEMFCSGFQTCAREVLQYLAKHESSRDLKSSQLVSHLHRMVSEVLQGGAVHKPSDPTPKMMDFKEKPSSLTKGTEGHGKNCVPVIQRTFAHSSGEQSGSDTDTDSGYGGELEKSDSKADQQYFKNDNEHKYPLGERVSAIKQESEDPPAKKTRLEMSDRESHFSSDIIGSSFLGPHPHQPPFCLPFYLIPPSATAYLPMLEKCWYPTSVPVLYPGLPASAAALTGFMNPEKIPPPLLMPQRLPSPLPPHSSIDSSALLQALKQIPPLNLETKD; encoded by the exons ATGGAAAGGATCACCAGCGCCCAGCCGCCCCCCGCCTGCCTGGGCAAAGTGCCGGGACTGGAGCCCACAGG GATGGATTTTGCCCACATGTACCCAGTGTACAAACCCAGGAGGGGATTAAAAAGGAGCGAGGACAATAAG GAGACCTATAAATTGCCGCACCGACTGATCGAGAAGAAAAGACGTGATCGGATTAATGAGTGCATCGCCCAATTGAAAGACCTCTTACCCGAACATCTCAAACTTACT accttGGGTCACTTGGAGAAGGCTGTGGTTCTTGAGCTTACCTTGAAGCATGTGAAAGCACTCACCAACCtgattgaacagcaacaacagaagATTGTGGCTCTTCAGAGCGGCTTACAGGCCG GTGAGCTATCCTCGAGAAACCTTGATGCCAGCCAGGAGATGTTCTGCTCTGGTTTCCAAACATGTGCCAGGGAGGTGCTGCAGTACCTGGCAAAGCATGAAAGTAGTCGGGATCTGAAGTCTTCGCAACTCGTCAGTCACCTCCACcgaatggtctctgaggtcctgcAGGGCGGAGCTGTCCACAAGCCTAGCGATCCCACCCCCAAAATGATGGACTTCAAAGAGAAGCCCAGCTCCCTGACCAAAGGCACTGAAGGGCACGGGAAAAACTGTGTCCCGGTAATCCAAAGGACTTTTGCCCATTCGAGTGGTGAGCAGAGTGGAAGCGATACAGACACTGACAGTGGTTATGGAGGCGAGCTGGAGAAAAGTGACTCTAAAGCTGACCAgcagtattttaaaaatgataacgAACATAAATACCCACTGGGAGAAAGAGTAAGCGCCATTAAACAAGAATCTGAAGACCCACCTGCAAAAAAGACCAGACTAGAAATGTCTGACAGGGAAAGCCATTTTAGCAGTGATATTATTGGGTCTTCTTTTCTGGGCCCTCACCCTCACCAGCCTCCCTTCTGCCTGCCTTTTTATTTGATCCCACCATCAGCGACAGCCTATCTGCCAATGTTGGAGAAGTGCTGGTACCCCACCTCTGTCCCAGTCTTGTACCCTGGGCTCCCTGCTTCAGCTGCAGCTCTCACTGGCTTCATGAACCCAGAGAAGATCCCGCCTCCTTTGCTGATGCCCCAAAGACTCCCTTCTCCATTGCCACCCCATTCCTCCATCGACTCTTCAGCTCTGCTCCAGGCTCTGAAGCAGATCCCACCTTTAAACTTGGAAACCAAAGACTAA